A window of Nitratireductor kimnyeongensis genomic DNA:
GATCGGGTCCACGACCCCCTTGATCTGTGCCTTGTAGGCCTCGGCATTCTTCGCATAGACCTCGGCATTCTCCGGATCATGCTTGGAAAACGCGTCGCGGATGTTGTCGACATAGGTCAGCGCATCGCTCGGCGACATCCAGGCGTGCGGATTGGGCTTGCCCGTATAGGGCCCATCGCCAATGCTCATCGGCTCCACGCCTTCCGAAACCACCACGCTCGGCACATCCTTCAGATTGCGGAAGAAGCGCTCGAACCAGAGTTCGAGATTGAGCCCGTTCCACAGAATGAGGTCGGCATCCTGAGCGCGCAGAATATCGCCCGGTGTCGGCTGGTAATTGTGGATCTCGGCATTCGGCTTGGTGATCGATTCGACCAACGCCGCATCGCCTGCAACATTGCGCGCCATGTCGGCAATGACGGTGAAAGTTGTGACCGCCTTGAAACGCTCGTCCTTAGCAAAGGCGGAGGTCGCGGCGAGTGCCGCGACGATGAAAGTGGCCAATCCCTTGGCTAAACCCATGAATATCCCCTGAAACACTTCGATCTGCTGTGACTACCTGAAGCTAGGCTGAATTTGACAACTCGTCAATGCAATTGCAAATCGTTTGCAATAAAAAAGTTGAACCCTTGAAAATGTGGGGTTTTCTGAGGAGAAACTTGAGTGCGAACAGATGGAATCTTTGCAACTGATTGTCATCTGGCGCATAGTCGGCCCATGAACCAGCACGCCAGCCACAAGCCGGATTACGAGAAGGAACTGCGCCGCGCCGGCGTTCGCATCACCCGGCCGCGCAAGATCATTCTGCGCATTCTCACGGAGACCGACGATCATCCGGACGCCATGGAAATTTTCCAGCGTGCTTCAGCCATCGATCCGAGCATCTCGCTGTCCACCGTCTACCGCACCATGAAATTGCTGGAGGAGATGGGAGCGATCCACCGCCATGCCTTTGAGGGCGGCCGGGCCCGTTTCGAACAGGCCGATGGCGAGCATCACGATCACCTGATCGACATCGACACGGGCGACGTGATCGAGTTCCATTCAGACCGGATCGAGGCATTGCAGGAAGAGATTGCGCGCGCTCTGGGCTACGACATCGTGCATCACCGGTTGGAGCTTTACGGCAGAAAGCGCAGGAAATCCTGATCCCTGAGTATCAAGAGCCGCCGTGGTGGAGGGGAAACCACGGCGGCCATGCTTGAAACACCGCGGCAGCCCGGAGAGGGGGGATTAAGGCTGCCGCTATTTCGTCCGGGATAGGCGGGGGACGAGCCTAGGCCGAACCACGGCGAAAATTGCCGCTGTCTGTTATTTTGTATTTGAACGTGGCTATTCAAGGGCGCGGACATTACATCTTCGTAACAAAGGCGTGATAGAAAGCGGTAGGTGGCGTTCGTCCATGTCAGCACACTTCACCGAAAGGCGCTGAACACCCCCTTTTCCATGGACAGGCGCACCCTGCCGCGCTACCCGTACAGCCATGAAAAAAGGCGATCATCTTTTCCTCGTTGACGGCTCGGGCTACATCTTTCGCGCCTATCACGCACTGCCCCCGCTCACCCGCAAATCCGACGGCCTGCCGGTCGGTGCGGTGGCCGGCTTCTGCAACATGCTCTGGAAACTGCTGCAGAACGCGCGTGATACGGATGTCGGCGTCACGCCGACCCATTTTGCAGTGATTTTCGACCACTCGTCGAAAACATTCCGCAACGATCTCTATCCCGAATACAAAGCCAATCGCTCCGAACCACCTGAAGATCTGGTGCCGCAGTTCGGCCTGATCCGCGAAGCCACACAGGCATTCGACCTGCCTTGTATCGAAATGGCCGGCTTCGAGGCCGACGACCTGATCGCCACCTATGCCAGGCTTGCAAGCGAAGCAGGCGGAGAAACGACCATCATCTCCTCCGACAAGGATCTGATGCAGCTCGTCACCGATCAGGTTTCGATGTACGACCCGATGAAGGATCGGGAGATACGAGTGCCGGAGGTCATCGAGAAATGGGGCGTCCCGCCTGAAAAGATGATCGATCTCCAGGCGCTGACGGGCGATTCGGTGGACAACGTGCCCGGAGTACCCGGTATCGGTCCGAAAACAGCCGCGCAGTTGCTCGAAGAATATGGCGATCTCGATACACTGCTTTCGCGCGCAAATGAGATAAAACAGAACAAAAGACGCGAAAACCTGATCGAATTCGCCGAAAAGGCACGCATTTCCCGAGAATTGGTGAAGCTCAGGATCGACGTCCCTGTCGAGCACGGGATCGACACGTTCGAGCTTGCGCCACCGGACGGACCAAAGCTGATCGGCTTTCTGAAAGCGATGGAGTTCTCCACACTGACCCGCCGCGTGGCCGAGGCGACAGGAGCGGAAGTGGCGGAGATCGAAGCAGCTCATGTGGAGGTCGAAGCGGGTGAGAACGCCCATGGCCCGGACCTTGACTCTGAATCCGATGCAAACACCGATGATACCGCGACACCTGCGAAGCTGGCCGCCAGCATCGCCGAGGCCGGATCGGCCCAGAAATTCGACCACGCGGGCTACGAATGCATTCGCGAACTGGACACACTGAAAAGCTGGATCGAGGAAGCCTATGAGACCGGGATCCTGGCTTTCGACACCGAGACAACCTCGCTCGACCCTATGCAAGCGGAATTGTGCGGCTTTTCCCTTGCCACCAAACCCGGCCGCGCCGCCTATATCCCGCTCAACCACAAGAGCGGCGACGGAGATCTCCTAGGTGGAGGGCTGATCGAACACCAGATACCGCAGAAGGACGCGCTGGAAGCAATCAAAGCCATCATGGCGGACCCAGCCGTTCTCAAGATCGGCCAGAACCTGAAATATGATTGGCTGCTGATGTTCCGCCTTGGCGTGGAAATCGTCGGTGTGGACGACACCATGCTCATCTCCTATGTGCTCGATGCCGGAACGGGCAGCCACGGCACAGTGAGTCATGGCATGGATGCGCTTTCCGAACGGTGGCTCGGCCATACCCCCATTCCCTACAAGGAGCTGACAGGCACAGGCCGCAAGCAGGTCACCTTCGATATGGTCGATCTGGAGCGCGCCACCGCCTACGCCGCTGAAGATGCGGATATCACGCTCCGCCTCTGGCAGGTGCTGAAACCGCGTCTTGCTGCCGAAGGGCTTGTTTCCGTCTATGAGCGGCTGGAACGTCCCATGATCCCGGTAATCGGCCGCATGGAGCATCGCGGCGTTGCCGTCGACCGGCAGATTCTTTCGCGCCTTTCGGGCGATTTTGCCCAAACCGCGGCGGGCATCGAAGACGAGATCTACGAACTGGCCGGCGAACGCTTCACCATCGGCTCGCCCAAACAGCTTGGCGAGATCCTGTTCGGCAAGATGGGCCTCCCGGGCGGCAGCAAGACCAAGACCGGCCAATGGTCGACTTCGGCGCAGGTGCTCGAAGACCTCGCAGCCGCGGGCCATGAGCTCCCGCGCAAGATCGTCGACTGGCGCCAGGTCACCAAGCTCAAATCCACCTACACGGATGCGCTGCCAGGCTACATCAACCCCCAATCCAAGCGCGTGCACACCTCCTACGCGCTGGCGT
This region includes:
- a CDS encoding Fur family transcriptional regulator encodes the protein MNQHASHKPDYEKELRRAGVRITRPRKIILRILTETDDHPDAMEIFQRASAIDPSISLSTVYRTMKLLEEMGAIHRHAFEGGRARFEQADGEHHDHLIDIDTGDVIEFHSDRIEALQEEIARALGYDIVHHRLELYGRKRRKS
- the polA gene encoding DNA polymerase I, producing the protein MKKGDHLFLVDGSGYIFRAYHALPPLTRKSDGLPVGAVAGFCNMLWKLLQNARDTDVGVTPTHFAVIFDHSSKTFRNDLYPEYKANRSEPPEDLVPQFGLIREATQAFDLPCIEMAGFEADDLIATYARLASEAGGETTIISSDKDLMQLVTDQVSMYDPMKDREIRVPEVIEKWGVPPEKMIDLQALTGDSVDNVPGVPGIGPKTAAQLLEEYGDLDTLLSRANEIKQNKRRENLIEFAEKARISRELVKLRIDVPVEHGIDTFELAPPDGPKLIGFLKAMEFSTLTRRVAEATGAEVAEIEAAHVEVEAGENAHGPDLDSESDANTDDTATPAKLAASIAEAGSAQKFDHAGYECIRELDTLKSWIEEAYETGILAFDTETTSLDPMQAELCGFSLATKPGRAAYIPLNHKSGDGDLLGGGLIEHQIPQKDALEAIKAIMADPAVLKIGQNLKYDWLLMFRLGVEIVGVDDTMLISYVLDAGTGSHGTVSHGMDALSERWLGHTPIPYKELTGTGRKQVTFDMVDLERATAYAAEDADITLRLWQVLKPRLAAEGLVSVYERLERPMIPVIGRMEHRGVAVDRQILSRLSGDFAQTAAGIEDEIYELAGERFTIGSPKQLGEILFGKMGLPGGSKTKTGQWSTSAQVLEDLAAAGHELPRKIVDWRQVTKLKSTYTDALPGYINPQSKRVHTSYALASTTTGRLSSSEPNLQNIPIRTTEGRKIRTAFVAPQGSRLISADYSQIELRVLAHVADIPELKKAFADGLDIHAMTASEMFDVPVEGMPPEVRRRAKAINFGIIYGISAFGLANQLGIPREEASAYIKRYFERFPGIKDYMDSTKAKAKEYGYVETIFGRRAHYPEIRSSNPQLRAFNERAAINAPIQGSAADIIRRAMARMEDALADAGLEDVEMLLQVHDELIFEAPESKVEKAIPVICEVMENAAFPARALSVPLQVEARAANNWDEAH
- a CDS encoding metal ABC transporter substrate-binding protein, producing the protein MGLAKGLATFIVAALAATSAFAKDERFKAVTTFTVIADMARNVAGDAALVESITKPNAEIHNYQPTPGDILRAQDADLILWNGLNLELWFERFFRNLKDVPSVVVSEGVEPMSIGDGPYTGKPNPHAWMSPSDALTYVDNIRDAFSKHDPENAEVYAKNAEAYKAQIKGVVDPIRERLAKIPEDHRVLVTSEGAFSYLARDFGLKELYIWPINADQQGTPQQVRHVIDQIRETGAPAVFSESTVSPDPAKQVARETGAKYGGVLYVDSLSDESGEVPTYLDLLRVTSETIAEGLTRQ